One genomic region from Halobacteriovorax sp. HLS encodes:
- a CDS encoding GNAT family N-acetyltransferase has protein sequence METNIEKANLSDVNELLSLYLSVYGEDYPLEVGTKRSVMTDALQRPEEFYWYVMRCPEKKTIAASGIIQVDVPNQIAKLSGVAVHNEYREHGLATRLISYAVNEVLREKKIVNSIYATARTISYSSQNMLMRNGFIPLGFFPNCRKIKSYETLALMAIFGDGILEKRNPIKALPESIYSFASLVEKEISGRENFYTCQEHTPKKPKSFHDLSSKEGEFEFIFAPKFVQKRFDEIFKDDTESLFYPFHRPNLLISNMENGIEFFAAFSKKDHYCVIITANKNISTLGESLNKMLFAMKDIGIYYVETMVRTDRFDAIRYLTGNDFLASALYPAMKIENGVPQDYVLLTRTMVPLDFSEISISDNLRPYFDHYAKQWIGNHLNTLKVDV, from the coding sequence ATGGAAACAAATATCGAAAAGGCAAATCTTAGTGATGTTAATGAATTACTTTCATTATATCTTAGTGTTTATGGCGAAGATTACCCATTAGAAGTTGGAACAAAACGCTCGGTTATGACTGATGCGCTTCAAAGACCTGAAGAGTTTTATTGGTACGTGATGAGATGCCCTGAGAAAAAAACGATAGCAGCTTCCGGAATTATTCAGGTCGATGTCCCAAATCAAATTGCAAAGCTTTCAGGTGTTGCTGTTCATAATGAATATAGAGAACATGGCCTGGCCACTAGATTAATTTCTTATGCTGTTAATGAAGTCCTAAGAGAAAAGAAAATAGTTAATTCAATTTATGCAACTGCTAGAACTATTTCTTACTCATCTCAAAATATGTTAATGAGAAATGGATTCATTCCATTAGGATTCTTTCCAAATTGTCGTAAAATAAAGTCATATGAAACACTTGCTCTCATGGCCATTTTCGGAGATGGGATTTTAGAAAAGCGAAATCCTATAAAAGCACTACCTGAGTCGATTTATTCATTTGCTTCTCTCGTCGAAAAAGAAATTTCAGGAAGAGAGAATTTTTATACTTGCCAAGAGCATACACCAAAAAAACCAAAGAGCTTTCACGATCTATCCTCAAAAGAAGGTGAATTTGAATTTATCTTTGCTCCAAAATTTGTTCAAAAAAGATTTGATGAAATATTTAAAGATGATACGGAGTCTTTGTTTTATCCATTTCATCGTCCAAATTTACTAATCTCCAATATGGAAAATGGAATTGAGTTCTTTGCAGCATTCAGTAAGAAAGATCACTACTGTGTGATTATCACTGCAAATAAAAATATATCAACTCTCGGAGAGAGTTTGAATAAAATGCTATTTGCGATGAAGGATATTGGTATTTACTATGTTGAAACTATGGTTAGAACAGACCGTTTTGATGCGATTAGATATCTTACTGGAAATGATTTTTTGGCCTCGGCATTGTATCCAGCTATGAAAATAGAAAATGGAGTTCCACAAGATTATGTCCTACTAACTAGAACGATGGTTCCTTTAGACTTTAGTGAAATTTCAATTTCAGATAACTTAAGGCCTTATTTTGATCACTATGCTAAGCAGTGGATCGGAAATCATCTGAATACACTAAAGGTCGATGTATGA
- a CDS encoding acyl-protein synthase: MNELKVPNAQKLLKVQQLCDIETPYSNHAKSDGLFVEAMKENIQWHIENNEFYSKLISSKNFNINEFNSIDDLKKIPFIIANFFKFHEVKSIDDSDVSLHLTSSGTTGQKSQIFFDDWTIGSAQRMVDWIYQSNGWITEDKTNYLLFTYEPEEGSKLGTAYTDNFLCKYAPINAVHYGLRYLGKKEGHKFDVFGCIAALQRYEKEGLPVRVFGFPSFFYFTLTKMKEFGMEPLKLNPESLVFLGGGWKGHQDKAISKDEFYSLCEEMLGIPNARLRDGFGSVEHCIPYIECSKHRFHIPTWSRVLVRDVLTLESLEDGEIGYLNFISPYITSVPANNVLMGDLARKYSKCECDLDTPWFEVLGRAGISKNKSCAVAASELLDKV; the protein is encoded by the coding sequence ATGAATGAGTTAAAAGTTCCCAACGCTCAAAAACTTTTGAAAGTTCAACAGTTGTGTGACATCGAAACTCCATATAGTAATCATGCAAAGAGCGATGGGCTCTTTGTCGAAGCGATGAAAGAGAATATTCAATGGCATATCGAAAATAATGAATTTTACTCAAAGTTAATCAGCTCAAAGAATTTTAATATCAATGAATTTAACTCTATTGATGATCTTAAGAAAATTCCCTTCATTATCGCAAATTTTTTTAAATTTCATGAAGTTAAATCTATAGATGATTCGGATGTTTCTTTACATTTAACATCATCTGGAACTACTGGACAAAAATCGCAAATATTCTTTGATGATTGGACAATTGGTAGTGCCCAAAGAATGGTTGATTGGATCTATCAAAGCAATGGGTGGATTACTGAAGATAAAACTAATTACCTTCTATTCACTTATGAACCCGAAGAGGGGAGTAAGCTAGGTACTGCTTATACAGATAACTTTCTATGTAAGTATGCCCCTATCAATGCTGTCCATTACGGACTTCGTTATCTCGGAAAAAAAGAAGGACACAAGTTCGATGTCTTTGGTTGTATAGCGGCCCTTCAAAGGTATGAAAAGGAAGGTCTCCCTGTAAGAGTATTCGGATTTCCTTCATTCTTTTATTTTACTTTAACAAAGATGAAAGAATTTGGAATGGAGCCATTAAAACTAAATCCAGAGTCTTTAGTCTTCTTAGGAGGTGGTTGGAAAGGCCATCAGGATAAAGCAATCTCAAAGGATGAATTCTATTCTCTATGTGAAGAGATGTTAGGTATTCCAAATGCTCGACTTAGGGATGGATTTGGTTCTGTAGAGCATTGTATACCTTATATTGAATGCTCTAAGCATCGCTTTCATATCCCTACGTGGTCTAGAGTTCTTGTAAGAGACGTTTTAACTTTAGAAAGTTTAGAAGATGGTGAAATTGGATATCTTAATTTTATATCACCTTACATTACATCGGTACCTGCTAATAATGTCTTAATGGGAGATTTAGCGAGAAAGTATTCAAAGTGCGAATGTGATTTAGATACACCTTGGTTTGAAGTCCTAGGGCGCGCTGGTATCTCTAAAAATAAAAGCTGTGCAGTCGCTGCAAGTGAATTGTTGGATAAGGTATAA
- a CDS encoding acyl-CoA reductase: protein MKILAKNLEVISKDQLEALVEESLELELSLSDLISTLDDFSKKVLELDYDRELLNEVSKFCSKEEIENKVNVELGSLDSFSLKKEDFSSVAMESFYPLGVVLHITPSNSPGLSFLAMVESLLGLNTNIVKVSRRDSDEIFDFCNLLFECDQSGKIKDKTIILKSSDLELSELINVSDAVSCWGGDSSIETIRQSVPVSKRFIPWGHKISFSLISRSVSYIESAKKLAEDIVKFDQQACSAPQICYLLDANFETLKEFSGVLSKELDRLSESKQLATLDIQEQAELTNIKELLNLESLFNEKMVLESNTNSWRIYIEMDSTFKASPLKRSIWVKPITKNSLIPILRQHRSHLQTAGILLGEEFSDITKQLYKAGVVRVRELGTMQDSYSGEPHDGEQALRRFVKRISLDVPQLKTKYRFSELALEQRAKRVSKVMTKEDFQALVPKHELAHLFFRSGGSSGKTAISPFSYNAYHTQMQAAAEGLYAAGLDPMSDRVANLFFGGGLYGGFLSFYTILEKLKVVQYPLAAYEDKCFVASILAECEVNTIVGMPSYIIELYESQKELLKKSKIKKIFFGGEHFGKKQRQWLCDEFGVELIRSASYGSVDAGPLGFQCEYSEGGIHHLNESIQDLEILKVDSDEAVESGEIGRLVFTSKARDCVDIERYDLGDLGRWITDTCPCGRKNRKFELLGRHGDIFRAGGTFFNFLKFQKLLLDEFEYDDSFQIVITNNNSKDHLLLRVVDKKITNSLVVEKYRDLKEAIEVEKMLLFDIDYTSHEGMDHSSNSGKLLRVIDKRII, encoded by the coding sequence ATGAAGATTTTAGCGAAAAACCTTGAGGTTATTAGTAAGGATCAACTTGAGGCCTTGGTGGAAGAGTCATTGGAGTTAGAGTTATCACTAAGTGATTTAATAAGTACTCTTGATGACTTTTCTAAAAAAGTACTAGAGCTGGACTATGACCGCGAACTTCTAAATGAAGTTTCTAAGTTTTGCTCGAAAGAAGAAATTGAAAATAAAGTAAATGTTGAGCTTGGCTCTCTTGATTCTTTTAGTCTTAAGAAAGAGGATTTTAGCTCTGTTGCGATGGAAAGCTTCTATCCATTAGGAGTTGTTCTCCATATCACGCCATCAAATTCTCCAGGTCTTTCCTTTCTTGCGATGGTCGAGTCCTTATTAGGTCTAAATACAAATATTGTAAAAGTCAGCCGTAGAGATTCTGATGAGATATTTGATTTTTGCAATTTATTATTCGAATGTGATCAAAGTGGGAAAATAAAAGATAAGACGATTATATTGAAATCAAGTGATCTTGAATTGTCTGAGTTAATAAATGTAAGTGATGCTGTTTCTTGTTGGGGTGGAGATTCTTCAATAGAGACTATTCGTCAAAGTGTGCCAGTAAGCAAAAGATTCATTCCGTGGGGACATAAAATTTCATTTTCCTTAATATCTAGGAGTGTTTCTTATATAGAGTCTGCTAAAAAGTTGGCAGAGGATATTGTAAAGTTCGATCAGCAAGCATGTTCTGCTCCACAGATATGCTATCTTTTAGATGCTAACTTTGAAACTCTTAAAGAATTTTCAGGTGTTTTATCTAAAGAGTTAGATAGATTAAGTGAGTCTAAGCAGCTAGCAACGCTAGATATTCAAGAGCAAGCAGAGCTTACAAATATTAAAGAGCTATTAAACTTAGAATCTCTTTTTAATGAAAAGATGGTCCTTGAGAGTAACACTAATAGTTGGCGGATTTATATTGAAATGGATTCGACCTTTAAAGCATCTCCACTTAAGAGATCTATTTGGGTTAAGCCTATTACTAAAAATTCTTTAATACCTATTCTAAGACAACACAGATCTCACTTACAAACTGCTGGGATTCTTCTAGGAGAAGAGTTTTCTGATATAACTAAACAGCTCTATAAGGCCGGAGTTGTAAGAGTTAGAGAATTAGGAACTATGCAAGACTCATACTCTGGTGAACCACATGATGGTGAGCAGGCCCTCAGAAGGTTTGTAAAGAGAATCTCTCTGGATGTTCCTCAATTGAAGACAAAGTATAGATTTAGTGAGCTTGCATTAGAACAGAGGGCTAAAAGAGTTTCAAAAGTTATGACTAAGGAAGACTTTCAGGCGTTGGTTCCAAAGCATGAACTGGCCCACCTATTCTTTAGAAGTGGAGGAAGTTCTGGAAAAACTGCAATTTCCCCGTTTTCCTATAATGCTTACCATACTCAAATGCAGGCCGCTGCAGAAGGTCTGTACGCCGCTGGACTTGATCCTATGAGTGATCGTGTTGCAAACCTCTTTTTTGGGGGAGGACTTTATGGAGGTTTTTTAAGCTTTTACACAATTTTAGAAAAGCTTAAAGTTGTTCAATATCCATTAGCGGCTTATGAAGACAAGTGTTTTGTAGCATCTATATTGGCAGAATGTGAGGTTAATACGATAGTCGGAATGCCTTCTTACATTATTGAACTATATGAATCTCAAAAAGAACTTTTAAAAAAATCAAAAATAAAGAAAATATTCTTTGGTGGTGAACACTTTGGTAAGAAGCAGCGTCAATGGCTGTGTGATGAATTTGGTGTAGAGCTTATTCGCTCTGCAAGCTATGGCTCTGTTGATGCTGGTCCGCTTGGATTTCAGTGTGAATATTCTGAAGGTGGTATTCATCACTTAAATGAATCAATACAGGACCTTGAGATTTTAAAGGTCGACTCGGACGAAGCTGTAGAAAGTGGAGAGATTGGAAGACTTGTCTTTACATCTAAGGCCAGAGATTGTGTTGATATTGAACGGTATGACTTAGGAGATCTGGGCCGATGGATTACTGATACTTGCCCTTGTGGACGTAAGAATAGGAAATTTGAATTATTAGGAAGGCATGGGGATATTTTTAGAGCAGGTGGAACATTCTTTAATTTTCTTAAATTTCAAAAATTGCTCTTAGATGAGTTTGAGTATGATGACTCGTTTCAAATAGTGATTACAAATAATAATTCTAAAGATCATCTTCTGCTGAGAGTTGTTGACAAGAAAATTACAAATTCCTTAGTTGTTGAAAAATATAGGGATCTTAAAGAAGCTATTGAAGTTGAAAAAATGCTTCTCTTCGATATTGATTATACCTCTCACGAAGGGATGGACCATTCTTCAAACAGTGGAAAGCTATTACGAGTTATAGATAAGAGGATTATATGA
- a CDS encoding phenylacetate--CoA ligase family protein: MSSYSFSELLEFVREKSPYYKNLYSELPTDVKIEQLPITDQEVFWNNNSFHGNSVMTDRFSDGVVFKSGGTTGNPKFSIFTKSEWDQFTTDFGKGMDKLKMKDGDRCANLFYSGDLYASFLFINKCVEKMKTSVTQFPVTGQTDVEETLRIIKEYDVNVLLGVPTSLINLTSHCNVDMSHVDQIYYGGEPLFEDQKEILLRTFPNAYISSIGYASVDGGQLGYVDDSCSLGEHRVFETTIMEIVDEDTGEIIKEVNRVGKLVFTNLTRKLMPIIKYPVGDMASWTEVGTKFKLLGRSDEGARVGPITINRDDILSIFRSLDIEKQIQNFQMIIDRNNSKDFLKLVIGSADEESLKECLEKLDLIQAFYKQRKMYLTELEKGLVEKFCYEVVNIDKLTKNPRTGKLRLVIDKRHN; this comes from the coding sequence ATGAGTAGTTACTCTTTTTCAGAGTTATTAGAATTTGTACGAGAAAAATCGCCATACTATAAAAATCTCTATAGTGAGTTGCCAACTGATGTGAAAATTGAGCAATTACCAATAACTGATCAAGAAGTGTTTTGGAATAATAATTCGTTTCATGGTAACTCGGTCATGACTGATAGATTTTCAGATGGAGTTGTTTTTAAAAGTGGAGGAACTACCGGAAATCCAAAATTTAGTATCTTTACTAAAAGTGAGTGGGATCAATTTACGACTGACTTTGGTAAGGGGATGGATAAACTCAAAATGAAAGATGGTGATAGATGCGCTAATCTTTTTTACTCAGGTGATCTCTATGCTTCATTTTTATTTATTAATAAATGTGTCGAAAAAATGAAAACCTCTGTTACTCAATTTCCTGTAACCGGTCAAACTGATGTAGAAGAAACTCTACGCATAATAAAAGAATATGATGTAAATGTTTTATTAGGAGTTCCAACTTCCCTGATTAATTTAACTTCGCATTGTAATGTTGATATGTCTCATGTAGATCAAATATATTATGGTGGAGAGCCGTTATTTGAAGATCAAAAGGAAATTCTTCTAAGAACATTTCCTAACGCTTATATTTCGTCAATAGGATATGCAAGTGTTGATGGTGGTCAGCTTGGTTATGTGGATGATTCTTGCTCTTTAGGAGAGCATCGAGTTTTTGAAACAACTATTATGGAAATCGTTGACGAAGACACGGGCGAAATTATTAAAGAAGTAAATAGAGTTGGAAAGCTAGTCTTTACTAATCTAACGCGAAAGCTTATGCCTATCATAAAGTATCCTGTGGGCGATATGGCCAGCTGGACTGAGGTTGGAACTAAATTTAAGTTATTAGGTAGATCGGATGAAGGGGCTAGAGTGGGTCCTATTACAATAAATAGGGATGATATACTTTCTATTTTCAGATCTTTAGATATCGAAAAACAAATTCAAAACTTTCAAATGATTATCGATAGAAATAATTCAAAAGACTTCTTGAAGCTTGTTATTGGCTCTGCCGATGAGGAGTCTTTGAAAGAGTGCCTTGAAAAGTTGGACTTAATTCAGGCCTTCTATAAGCAAAGAAAAATGTATTTGACTGAGCTTGAGAAAGGGCTTGTAGAGAAGTTTTGCTATGAGGTTGTAAATATTGATAAATTAACGAAGAATCCTAGAACAGGTAAACTAAGATTAGTTATAGATAAGAGACATAATTAA
- a CDS encoding HD-GYP domain-containing protein has protein sequence MKILVAQSNLKQKDRFNLYLDNLPTNVEVFEVANYVQLQSSLEQMDDIDLVIASHDSSTLEGMKISTFISQSHECDLIVNSDSSLEENFERKSFDALGDRAHQIENKINCESFHNLILDILKRRKELNFAYTQEKYRKVRLIYFLRFNRVLCDVFIKIGEDKFVKVLKKDDIYTREDLQKYRDKEVKYLYIDNDDYDDFGAGLAQTPFLIEDKSLSAEFVEDAVINTLDIVHEMVAESGVTEEVLNLVDYTVFQIENNLDDDRVLGKLLDNFRGRKDYILDHSYMMAYFSNSICSHMDWDSEEIRKKLSYAAILQDLTVSDAKIAYDVNLQTAEMINYSVEEIEIYKKHPETIAKLIANNDKIPLNVDEIVLCHHERPEGTGFPRGLSHHRVSQLTAVFIVAHVFVDELYRCEFELDKITEILERMKVSYDFGNYKKPFQGLVNVFKKTLLVG, from the coding sequence TTGAAAATTCTTGTTGCTCAATCAAATTTAAAACAAAAAGATAGATTCAACCTCTATCTTGATAATTTACCTACAAATGTTGAGGTATTTGAAGTAGCGAACTATGTTCAATTGCAAAGCTCTTTAGAGCAGATGGATGATATTGATCTGGTGATTGCTAGTCATGATAGCTCCACTTTAGAGGGAATGAAGATCTCTACTTTTATATCTCAATCACATGAGTGTGATCTGATTGTTAATTCAGATAGTTCCTTAGAAGAGAATTTTGAAAGAAAGTCTTTTGATGCTCTTGGAGATAGGGCACATCAAATCGAAAATAAAATAAATTGTGAATCATTTCATAATTTAATTTTAGATATTCTTAAAAGAAGAAAAGAATTAAATTTTGCTTATACGCAAGAGAAATATCGAAAAGTACGACTAATATACTTTCTACGATTTAATAGAGTTTTGTGTGATGTATTTATAAAGATTGGTGAAGATAAATTTGTTAAGGTCTTAAAGAAAGATGACATTTATACTCGTGAGGATTTACAAAAATATCGTGATAAAGAAGTAAAATACCTCTATATCGATAATGATGACTACGATGACTTTGGAGCAGGGCTTGCTCAAACACCGTTTCTAATTGAGGACAAATCTTTGTCTGCTGAATTTGTTGAAGATGCAGTTATAAACACATTGGATATAGTTCACGAAATGGTTGCAGAGTCGGGTGTTACTGAAGAAGTATTAAACCTTGTAGATTATACTGTTTTTCAAATTGAAAATAACCTAGATGATGATCGAGTCTTAGGAAAGTTATTAGATAATTTTAGAGGTCGAAAAGATTATATTCTTGATCATAGTTATATGATGGCATACTTTTCTAATTCTATTTGTTCTCATATGGATTGGGACTCTGAAGAAATTAGAAAGAAACTCTCTTATGCTGCTATTTTGCAAGACTTAACTGTTAGTGACGCTAAGATTGCATATGATGTAAATTTACAAACAGCTGAAATGATCAATTACTCAGTTGAAGAGATCGAGATCTATAAGAAGCACCCTGAAACGATAGCAAAACTTATTGCAAATAATGATAAGATTCCATTGAATGTAGATGAGATTGTATTATGTCATCATGAAAGGCCTGAAGGGACTGGCTTTCCAAGAGGGTTAAGTCATCATCGTGTATCTCAGTTAACAGCTGTTTTTATCGTAGCTCATGTATTTGTTGATGAGCTTTATAGGTGCGAGTTTGAATTAGATAAAATCACTGAGATTCTAGAAAGAATGAAAGTTTCATATGATTTCGGAAACTATAAAAAGCCATTCCAGGGGCTTGTAAATGTGTTCAAAAAAACGCTTCTAGTCGGTTAG
- a CDS encoding class II glutamine amidotransferase codes for MCRLFGFRSIIQSQVHHSLVSAENALEVQSNRHPDGWGVCYYIAGSPHLIKSEKTAVNDSIFKTVSGVVSSETVIAHIRNATLGKVSLLNTHPFQYGPWVFAHNGNIKNFDKFKDQLLDEIKPRFKRFILGSTDSELLFYFLLSDLDDVTDTTKLDCSIEVLQASIKKSIKKLTSIVGDYCPHDEGKNTETYLTFLLTNGSTMVAHQGGKKLYYSTFKVKCVERDTCPHFSVECEAPTVTGKVNHLIFSSEPLHGENTWIPLELGQLIGVDSEMKLSISSSN; via the coding sequence ATGTGTAGATTATTTGGTTTTAGATCTATTATTCAAAGTCAGGTTCACCATAGTTTAGTGAGTGCTGAGAATGCCTTAGAAGTGCAAAGCAATAGGCACCCTGATGGATGGGGAGTTTGTTACTATATTGCAGGTTCACCACACCTTATTAAGTCAGAAAAAACAGCTGTAAATGACTCAATTTTTAAAACCGTATCTGGTGTTGTAAGCTCAGAAACTGTAATTGCACATATAAGAAATGCTACTCTAGGCAAAGTAAGTCTACTGAACACTCACCCTTTCCAGTATGGGCCATGGGTCTTCGCTCATAATGGAAATATTAAAAACTTCGACAAGTTCAAAGATCAACTACTCGATGAGATAAAGCCTAGATTTAAGAGATTTATTTTAGGATCGACAGATTCGGAATTGCTATTCTATTTTTTACTATCAGACCTTGATGATGTAACAGATACAACTAAGTTAGATTGTTCTATTGAAGTTCTTCAAGCATCCATAAAGAAATCCATAAAAAAGCTCACTAGCATTGTTGGAGACTATTGTCCTCACGATGAAGGGAAGAACACAGAGACCTATTTAACATTTCTGCTAACAAATGGAAGTACCATGGTGGCACATCAAGGAGGAAAGAAGCTGTATTACTCTACTTTCAAAGTAAAGTGTGTGGAACGAGATACTTGTCCACACTTTAGTGTAGAATGTGAAGCTCCAACTGTAACAGGAAAAGTTAATCACTTAATATTTTCAAGTGAGCCACTTCATGGTGAAAATACATGGATTCCTTTAGAACTAGGTCAGCTGATTGGAGTAGATTCTGAAATGAAATTATCTATTAGCAGTTCTAACTAA
- a CDS encoding TetR/AcrR family transcriptional regulator: protein MTKVNETKAKILESANKLFANYGFDGTSIRDIAKEAGVNLAAVNYHFKNKNNLYCELFDQNCCEFEKIFKVVLEGQEMTTEEFTITAFRHFLENGHSLLTTFKVILNDNVQIPKEHVSDENGHFGPPGGGILLEIITKEVGEEVSMDARYWAMKIIFSHITHTAIILNSSIIREKVCNLKHFSEEFNERNVRFLCRSVLSFIKNSPKDQWDETLFQNY from the coding sequence ATGACAAAAGTAAATGAGACTAAAGCTAAAATTCTTGAAAGTGCCAACAAACTATTTGCTAACTATGGTTTCGATGGCACATCAATTAGAGATATTGCCAAAGAAGCAGGGGTTAACTTAGCGGCAGTAAATTATCACTTTAAGAATAAAAATAATTTATATTGTGAATTATTCGATCAAAATTGTTGTGAATTTGAGAAGATCTTTAAAGTCGTTCTTGAAGGACAAGAAATGACTACTGAAGAGTTCACAATAACGGCCTTTAGGCACTTTCTAGAGAATGGACATTCACTATTAACAACCTTTAAGGTTATTTTAAATGATAATGTACAAATCCCTAAAGAACATGTCAGTGATGAGAATGGACACTTTGGACCTCCTGGAGGAGGAATACTTCTTGAGATAATTACTAAAGAGGTTGGAGAGGAAGTTTCAATGGATGCTCGCTACTGGGCAATGAAAATTATTTTCTCACATATTACTCACACGGCAATTATTCTCAACTCTTCTATAATCAGAGAAAAAGTGTGTAATCTTAAACACTTCTCAGAAGAGTTTAACGAAAGAAATGTGCGCTTCTTATGCCGTTCAGTTCTCTCTTTCATCAAAAACTCCCCTAAGGATCAATGGGATGAAACTCTTTTCCAAAACTACTAA